The following coding sequences are from one Comamonas koreensis window:
- a CDS encoding ABC transporter ATP-binding protein, whose amino-acid sequence MSSVPTLQVRNLRTEFATRAGTLRAVNDVSFTLERGRILGLVGESGSGKSVTGFSIMGLVDAPGRVTGGEVLFQGRDITKIKPRELRQLQGNRIAMIFQDPMMTLNPVLRVDTQMIEAVRAHTSASKAQARERARETLAMMGIASPDERLQAYPHQLSGGMRQRVAIATAMLHRPDLIIADEPTTALDVTIQAQILSEVQKLARQQGTALIWITHDLSVVAGLADEVAVMYAGRIVEQGGVDAVLDSPLHPYTAGLIGSLPANNRRGSRLQQIPGMTPNMLQLPPGCAFAARCTRATAACQAQPEQTEPLPGRLVRCFHPALTASAPSTLGATAPQGLEARV is encoded by the coding sequence ATGAGCAGCGTGCCCACCTTGCAGGTGCGTAATCTGCGCACCGAGTTTGCGACCCGCGCCGGCACCCTGCGCGCGGTCAACGATGTGTCCTTCACCTTGGAGCGCGGCCGCATCCTGGGCCTGGTCGGCGAGTCCGGCTCGGGCAAGTCCGTCACCGGCTTTTCCATCATGGGCCTGGTCGATGCACCGGGCCGCGTGACCGGCGGTGAGGTGCTGTTCCAGGGCCGCGACATCACCAAGATCAAGCCGCGCGAGCTGCGCCAGCTGCAGGGCAACCGCATCGCGATGATCTTCCAGGACCCGATGATGACGCTCAACCCCGTGTTGCGCGTGGACACGCAGATGATCGAAGCGGTGCGCGCCCACACCTCGGCCAGCAAGGCCCAGGCGCGTGAGCGGGCCCGCGAGACCCTGGCGATGATGGGCATTGCCAGCCCAGACGAGCGCCTGCAGGCCTACCCGCACCAGCTCTCGGGCGGCATGCGCCAGCGCGTGGCCATTGCGACTGCGATGCTGCACCGGCCCGATCTGATCATTGCCGACGAGCCCACGACGGCGCTGGATGTGACCATCCAGGCGCAGATCCTGTCCGAGGTGCAAAAGCTCGCGCGCCAGCAGGGCACGGCGCTGATCTGGATCACGCACGACCTGTCGGTGGTGGCTGGTCTGGCCGATGAAGTGGCTGTCATGTATGCCGGCCGCATCGTTGAGCAAGGCGGCGTCGATGCCGTGCTGGACAGCCCCCTGCACCCCTATACCGCTGGCCTGATCGGCAGCCTGCCGGCCAACAACCGGCGCGGCAGCCGCCTGCAGCAGATTCCCGGCATGACGCCCAATATGCTGCAGCTTCCTCCCGGCTGCGCCTTTGCCGCGCGCTGCACCCGCGCCACTGCCGCCTGCCAGGCCCAGCCTGAGCAGACCGAGCCGCTGCCCGGCCGCCTGGTGCGCTGCTTTCACCCGGCGCTGACCGCCAGCGCCCCAAGCACCCTTGGTGCCACCGCGCCGCAAGGCCTGGAGGCCCGCGTATGA
- a CDS encoding LysR family transcriptional regulator, with protein sequence MELRQLEAFAAVISTGSVTAAGRMLGRSQPAISRLVQELEQEIGYALFSRNGPRITPNEQGFLLYEDVAHALHSLQQIRQRAREIAGGSQRPLNLLATPALAAGLVPAALARLEGAMAQSISHIQLRSASPEQVAQGVLTGAAQLGVSSLPLEHRGLQVHWIGRAPCVAVLPEADPLAALDVVPLLALAERRIITMANPYRLRGRLDEAFAAARPGAQPGETQFMETNASVNAMAAVRAGLGVSVLEPVTALGLPLQGVVVRPLDTEIPFLFGVVSQQATPCTPAMDALCQALTEVAQALLPGFVLHDARAHAALLEEMLPEGQRPAAGTPEF encoded by the coding sequence ATGGAACTTCGCCAGCTTGAGGCCTTCGCGGCCGTGATCTCGACCGGCAGCGTGACGGCCGCCGGGCGCATGCTGGGCCGCTCGCAGCCCGCGATCAGCCGCCTGGTGCAGGAGCTGGAGCAGGAGATTGGTTACGCGCTGTTCAGCCGCAACGGCCCGCGCATTACCCCGAATGAACAAGGCTTTTTGCTGTACGAGGATGTGGCCCATGCGCTGCACAGCCTGCAACAGATCCGCCAGCGTGCCCGCGAGATTGCAGGCGGCAGCCAACGCCCGCTGAACCTGCTGGCCACGCCGGCGCTGGCCGCGGGCCTGGTACCTGCGGCGCTGGCGCGGCTCGAAGGCGCGATGGCGCAGAGCATCTCGCACATCCAGCTGCGCAGCGCCTCGCCCGAGCAGGTGGCGCAAGGCGTGCTGACGGGGGCCGCCCAGCTGGGCGTGAGCAGCCTGCCGCTGGAGCACCGGGGCCTGCAGGTGCACTGGATTGGCCGCGCGCCCTGCGTGGCGGTGCTGCCCGAAGCGGACCCACTGGCCGCGCTGGACGTGGTGCCGCTTTTGGCACTGGCCGAGCGCCGCATCATCACCATGGCCAACCCCTACCGCTTGCGTGGCCGCCTCGATGAAGCCTTTGCCGCTGCCCGCCCGGGCGCGCAGCCGGGCGAGACCCAGTTCATGGAAACCAATGCTTCGGTCAATGCGATGGCCGCCGTGCGCGCCGGCCTGGGCGTGTCGGTGCTGGAGCCGGTGACGGCGCTGGGCCTGCCTTTGCAAGGCGTGGTGGTACGCCCGCTCGATACCGAGATCCCGTTTTTGTTTGGCGTGGTCAGCCAGCAGGCCACGCCGTGTACGCCTGCGATGGATGCGCTGTGCCAGGCCTTGACCGAGGTGGCGCAGGCGCTGCTGCCCGGCTTTGTACTGCATGACGCACGCGCCCACGCCGCGCTGCTGGAAGAAATGCTGCCCGAGGGCCAGCGGCCCGCTGCGGGCACACCAGAATTTTGA
- a CDS encoding ABC transporter substrate-binding protein — MKRIIVSSLTAALMGAGLAAHAQTLNIGFADPVSSMDPQLNNHAGDRSVDLHFWDLLVQNNHNKLQPGLAASWKNLDPKTWEFKLRTDVKWQDGKAFSAEDVIYSYQRARAVPGSVATFAGYLRTVESVTAKDPHTLIIKTNIPNPDLPLNLASVHIVSKHVGEKSATEDYNSGKAMVGSGPYKWVSYTPGDRVVMQRNDGYWGDKPIWDKVNYRYINNAASRTAALLAGDVDVIDKVSVSDLARLKNAPNVTVYPYDGLRVMLLQPSFNPAPNAFITDNAGKPLPKNPLLDQRVREALNLAINRGAIVDRILQDAATEANQWMPKNTYGYNPDIKNIPFDAAKAKKLLADAGFPEGFKLTMHVPNDRYPQGPETAQVVAQFWTRIGVKTQVEVVPWAVYSGRANKNEYAMSMLAWGNGTGEASYALVNVLATVDAKKGLGASNWGHYSNPAVDKALTESTEEFDMAKRESILRQSAKVVSDDVGIIPLFHYRNIWAAKKGLKVTPFSSDRTTASMVTKVAP; from the coding sequence ATGAAACGCATCATCGTCTCTTCCCTCACCGCTGCCCTGATGGGCGCTGGCCTGGCTGCCCATGCGCAGACCTTGAACATCGGCTTTGCCGACCCGGTCTCGTCGATGGACCCCCAGCTCAACAACCATGCCGGCGACCGCTCGGTGGACCTGCATTTCTGGGATCTGCTGGTGCAGAACAACCACAACAAGCTGCAGCCCGGCCTGGCTGCGAGCTGGAAGAACCTGGACCCCAAGACCTGGGAGTTCAAGCTGCGCACTGATGTGAAGTGGCAGGACGGCAAGGCCTTCAGCGCCGAGGACGTCATCTACTCCTACCAGCGCGCCCGCGCCGTGCCCGGCAGCGTGGCCACCTTTGCCGGCTACCTGCGCACCGTCGAATCGGTGACGGCCAAGGACCCGCACACGCTGATCATCAAGACCAACATCCCCAACCCCGATCTGCCGCTGAACCTGGCCTCGGTGCACATCGTCAGCAAGCATGTGGGCGAAAAATCGGCCACCGAAGACTACAACTCGGGCAAGGCCATGGTCGGCTCGGGCCCTTACAAATGGGTGTCCTACACGCCAGGCGACCGCGTGGTGATGCAGCGCAACGATGGCTACTGGGGTGACAAGCCGATCTGGGACAAGGTCAACTACCGCTACATCAACAATGCCGCATCGCGCACCGCTGCGCTGCTGGCCGGCGATGTGGATGTGATCGACAAGGTCTCGGTCTCTGATCTCGCGCGCCTGAAGAATGCGCCCAATGTCACCGTCTACCCCTACGACGGCCTGCGCGTGATGCTGCTGCAGCCCAGCTTCAACCCGGCGCCCAATGCCTTCATCACCGACAACGCCGGCAAGCCTTTGCCTAAGAACCCGCTGCTGGACCAGCGCGTGCGTGAGGCGCTGAACCTGGCGATCAACCGGGGCGCCATCGTGGACCGCATCCTGCAGGACGCGGCCACCGAGGCCAACCAGTGGATGCCCAAGAACACCTATGGCTACAACCCCGACATCAAGAACATTCCTTTTGATGCCGCCAAGGCCAAGAAGCTGCTGGCCGATGCCGGCTTCCCCGAAGGCTTCAAGCTGACCATGCATGTGCCCAACGACCGCTACCCACAAGGCCCGGAAACCGCCCAGGTGGTGGCCCAGTTCTGGACCCGCATTGGCGTGAAGACCCAGGTGGAGGTGGTGCCTTGGGCCGTGTACTCGGGCCGCGCCAACAAGAACGAATATGCGATGAGCATGCTGGCCTGGGGCAATGGCACCGGTGAGGCCAGCTATGCGCTGGTGAACGTGCTGGCCACGGTCGATGCCAAGAAGGGCTTGGGCGCCTCCAACTGGGGCCACTACAGCAACCCGGCCGTGGACAAGGCGCTGACCGAATCCACCGAAGAGTTCGACATGGCCAAGCGCGAGAGCATCCTGCGCCAGTCGGCCAAGGTGGTGTCCGATGATGTGGGCATCATCCCGCTGTTCCACTACCGCAATATCTGGGCCGCGAAGAAGGGCCTGAAGGTCACCCCGTTCAGCAGCGACCGCACCACCGCATCGATGGTGACCAAGGTGGCACCCTGA
- a CDS encoding CMD domain protein, protein MSTSPSDDLIDRLVGLAPGSRTYAARHQREKVVAATQGSYQALFDPALPGISLAERLLVALYACRLTPAPELVAHYRERLQQLAVDAALIAVAETGQPQDAQDPRLAAMLAFTRTLIENPIEGDKAALETLPAAGISTPAVVALSQLIAFLSYQVRLVAGLQAMKASEEATA, encoded by the coding sequence ATGTCCACATCCCCCAGCGATGACCTGATCGACCGGCTGGTCGGTCTGGCACCGGGCAGCCGCACCTATGCGGCGCGCCACCAGCGTGAAAAGGTGGTGGCCGCCACCCAGGGCAGCTACCAGGCGCTGTTTGATCCGGCGCTGCCGGGCATCAGCCTGGCCGAGCGCCTGCTGGTTGCGCTCTACGCCTGCCGCCTGACCCCTGCGCCCGAGCTGGTTGCCCACTACCGCGAACGCCTGCAGCAGCTGGCAGTCGATGCTGCACTGATCGCCGTCGCCGAGACCGGCCAGCCCCAGGATGCGCAAGACCCGCGCCTGGCCGCCATGCTGGCCTTTACCCGCACCCTGATCGAGAACCCGATCGAGGGCGACAAGGCGGCGCTGGAAACCCTGCCAGCCGCAGGCATCAGCACCCCGGCCGTTGTGGCGCTGTCGCAGCTGATCGCGTTTCTCTCCTACCAGGTCCGCCTTGTCGCCGGCCTGCAAGCCATGAAAGCATCCGAGGAGGCCACCGCATGA
- a CDS encoding ABC transporter permease, translating into MSGTNTPANAPVGTAPAAALRQPSPWRAHVADFLASRLALFGLIVAVVLILAALVAPWITPQNPYDLQQLDVLDARQPPGSANGLASFHYLLGTDGQGRDLYSAILYGLRISLLVGVGSALIAGVVGTLLGLLAAYAGGKTDTIIMRVVDLILSFPSILVAMMILAYLGKGVGNVVLTLVILEWAYYARTARGQALVERRREYVEAARCLDIPNWRIMVRHILPNCLPPLIVIGTLQIARAITLEATLSFLGLGVPVTEPSLGLLISNGYQFMLSGQYWISFYPGIALLVTIVAINLVGDRLRDVLNPRNTR; encoded by the coding sequence ATGAGCGGCACCAACACCCCTGCCAACGCCCCCGTGGGCACGGCCCCGGCCGCGGCGCTGCGCCAGCCTTCGCCCTGGCGCGCGCATGTGGCCGATTTTCTGGCCTCGCGCCTGGCGCTGTTTGGCCTGATCGTCGCCGTCGTGCTGATCCTGGCGGCGCTCGTCGCGCCCTGGATCACGCCGCAGAACCCCTATGACCTGCAGCAGCTCGATGTGCTCGATGCGCGCCAGCCGCCGGGCTCAGCCAATGGGCTGGCCAGCTTCCACTACCTGCTGGGCACCGATGGCCAGGGGCGCGATCTGTACTCGGCGATTCTCTACGGCCTGCGCATCAGCCTGCTGGTGGGCGTGGGCTCGGCGCTGATTGCCGGCGTGGTGGGCACCTTGCTGGGCCTGCTGGCCGCCTATGCCGGTGGCAAGACCGACACGATCATCATGCGCGTGGTGGACCTGATCCTGTCCTTCCCCTCGATCCTGGTGGCGATGATGATCCTCGCCTACCTGGGCAAGGGCGTGGGCAATGTGGTGCTGACCCTGGTGATCCTGGAATGGGCCTACTACGCCCGCACGGCACGCGGCCAGGCCCTGGTCGAGCGCCGGCGCGAGTATGTCGAGGCGGCGCGCTGCCTGGACATCCCCAACTGGCGCATCATGGTGCGCCACATCCTGCCCAACTGCCTGCCGCCGCTGATCGTGATCGGCACCCTGCAGATCGCCCGCGCCATCACCCTGGAGGCCACCCTGAGCTTTCTGGGCCTGGGCGTGCCGGTGACCGAGCCTTCGCTGGGCCTGCTGATCTCCAACGGCTACCAGTTCATGCTCTCGGGCCAGTACTGGATCAGCTTCTACCCCGGCATTGCGCTGCTGGTCACCATCGTGGCGATCAACCTGGTGGGCGACCGCCTGCGCGATGTCCTGAACCCGAGGAACACCCGATGA
- a CDS encoding peroxidase-related enzyme (This protein belongs to a clade of uncharacterized proteins related to peroxidases such as the alkylhydroperoxidase AhpD.): protein MSTPAAFQPAQVIRAHGFTNESLEWKAWLDVVQLGQATPDQMAVLEESHPKAKTSDYYLFLVHQPLILRERSTAFNAIMYAPGGLSRAERELGSTVVSRINGCVYCASVHAQRFEQLAKRSDTIAQVFEEPATAGTTAREKAIVQFSIKITEQPAAINAADIDALKAEGLNDGEVLDLLHSDAIFAWANRLMLNLGEPLMPEA, encoded by the coding sequence ATGAGCACGCCCGCCGCATTCCAACCCGCCCAGGTCATCCGCGCCCACGGCTTTACCAACGAATCGCTGGAGTGGAAGGCCTGGCTGGATGTGGTCCAGCTGGGCCAGGCCACGCCCGACCAGATGGCCGTGCTCGAAGAAAGCCACCCCAAGGCCAAGACCTCGGACTACTACCTGTTCCTGGTGCACCAGCCGCTGATCCTGCGCGAGCGCTCCACCGCCTTCAACGCCATCATGTATGCGCCCGGCGGCCTCTCGCGTGCCGAGCGTGAGCTGGGCTCCACCGTGGTCTCGCGCATCAACGGCTGCGTCTACTGCGCGTCGGTCCATGCGCAGCGCTTTGAGCAGCTGGCCAAGCGCAGCGACACCATCGCCCAGGTGTTCGAAGAGCCCGCCACCGCCGGCACCACGGCGCGTGAAAAGGCCATCGTGCAGTTCTCGATCAAGATCACCGAGCAGCCCGCCGCCATCAACGCCGCCGACATCGATGCGCTCAAGGCCGAGGGCCTGAACGACGGCGAGGTGCTGGACCTCCTGCACTCGGACGCGATCTTTGCCTGGGCCAACCGCCTGATGCTGAACCTGGGCGAGCCGCTGATGCCGGAAGCCTAA
- a CDS encoding ABC transporter permease, with translation MIGWLLRRLVQAVVVVLLMTVIVFVGLHAIGNPVDILIGQDVDQVERARIIAQLGFDQPLWRQYLGFVGGALQGNLGVSFVYNVPAIELILQRLPATLELAIAALVIAVVLGVPLGLLAGLYPESWFSKSIMAGSIVGFSLPTFWVGLMLIMTFSVSLGMLPSSGRGQTVEFLGAQWSFLTTDGLRHMLLPAINLSLFKISLVIRLTRAGVREVLPLDYVKFARAKGLSPLRVVGLHVLRNTMIPLVTVLGLELGSTIAFAVVTESIFSWPGAGKLILDSINALDRPVIVSYLVVVVCLFVTLNLIVDILYKVLDPRVRLEGAA, from the coding sequence ATGATCGGCTGGCTGCTGCGCCGCCTTGTGCAGGCCGTGGTGGTGGTGCTGCTGATGACGGTCATCGTCTTCGTCGGACTGCATGCCATCGGCAACCCGGTCGATATCCTCATCGGCCAGGACGTGGACCAGGTCGAGCGCGCGCGCATCATCGCCCAGCTGGGCTTTGACCAGCCGCTGTGGCGCCAGTACCTGGGCTTTGTCGGCGGCGCGCTGCAGGGCAACCTGGGCGTGAGCTTTGTCTACAACGTGCCGGCGATCGAGCTGATTTTGCAGCGCCTGCCCGCAACCCTGGAGCTGGCGATTGCCGCGCTGGTCATCGCCGTGGTGCTGGGCGTGCCGCTGGGTTTGCTGGCCGGCCTCTACCCCGAGAGCTGGTTTTCCAAATCCATCATGGCCGGCAGCATCGTGGGCTTTTCGCTGCCCACGTTCTGGGTCGGCCTGATGCTGATCATGACCTTCAGCGTGTCGCTGGGCATGCTGCCGTCGAGCGGGCGCGGCCAGACGGTGGAGTTCCTGGGCGCGCAGTGGTCGTTTCTGACCACCGATGGCCTGCGACACATGCTGCTGCCTGCGATCAACCTGTCGCTGTTCAAGATCTCGCTGGTGATCCGTTTGACGCGCGCCGGTGTGCGCGAGGTGCTGCCGCTCGACTATGTGAAGTTTGCCCGCGCCAAGGGCCTGTCGCCGCTGCGTGTGGTGGGCCTGCATGTGCTGCGCAATACGATGATTCCGCTGGTCACCGTGCTGGGCCTGGAGCTGGGCTCGACCATCGCCTTTGCGGTGGTGACCGAGAGCATCTTCTCCTGGCCGGGCGCTGGCAAATTGATTCTGGACAGCATCAATGCGCTGGACCGTCCCGTCATCGTCTCCTACCTGGTGGTGGTGGTCTGCCTGTTTGTCACGCTCAATCTGATCGTGGATATCTTGTACAAGGTGCTCGACCCCCGCGTGCGCCTGGAGGGCGCAGCATGA
- a CDS encoding acyl-CoA thioesterase/bile acid-CoA:amino acid N-acyltransferase family protein: MAQLSITMDQADALIDVARHIRIEGAQPGEAVEVTAETPRSGVLWRAQARFIADAKGTVDLRRDAPVSGSYAGADGMGLVWSQSPVASTSRELFNQPVTDALLTTLQASTGTAQAQASLSQQLAAPGVTRREVREDGLVGTLYLPAGAGPHPAVMIVNGSGGGINEPRAALYASRGYAAFALAYFKAPGLSPYISNTPLEYFEKGLQWLRRTVQPAHDFVALSGQSRGGELVLLLGATFAQQVSAVVGYVPSAFVHSGQNACDPQVGREGPTWLLGGKPLTHIWENNRTASWAPFDEGPSPHRHERAMRTALLDAEAVARARIPVERIQGPVMLLSATDDGSWPSSVYSQMVRDKLAEVQHPHDVQWLDFERAGHAILFPYVPTTQLVYAHPVSGKVSTGGGNPADNAHADAASWQGVLQFLERAVAAKAGAAQP, from the coding sequence ATGGCCCAGCTGTCCATCACGATGGACCAGGCGGACGCGCTGATCGATGTGGCACGCCACATCCGTATCGAAGGCGCCCAGCCCGGTGAGGCGGTGGAGGTGACTGCCGAGACCCCGCGCAGCGGCGTGCTGTGGCGCGCGCAGGCGCGTTTCATCGCCGATGCTAAGGGGACGGTAGATCTGCGCCGCGATGCGCCCGTCTCCGGCAGCTATGCCGGTGCCGATGGCATGGGTCTGGTCTGGTCGCAAAGCCCGGTGGCATCCACCAGCCGCGAGCTGTTCAACCAGCCGGTGACCGATGCGCTGCTGACGACCTTGCAGGCCAGCACAGGCACTGCGCAGGCGCAGGCAAGCTTGAGCCAGCAGCTCGCAGCCCCCGGCGTGACCCGCCGCGAGGTGCGCGAGGACGGGCTGGTCGGTACCCTGTACCTGCCCGCTGGCGCCGGCCCGCACCCGGCGGTGATGATCGTCAACGGCTCGGGCGGCGGCATCAATGAGCCGCGCGCGGCGCTCTATGCATCGCGCGGCTATGCGGCCTTTGCGCTGGCGTATTTCAAGGCGCCTGGCCTGTCGCCCTACATCTCCAACACCCCGTTGGAGTATTTTGAAAAAGGCCTGCAATGGCTGCGCCGCACGGTGCAACCGGCGCATGACTTTGTCGCGCTCAGCGGCCAGTCGCGCGGGGGGGAATTGGTGCTGCTGCTGGGGGCCACCTTTGCGCAGCAGGTATCGGCCGTGGTGGGCTATGTGCCCAGCGCCTTTGTGCACAGCGGCCAGAACGCCTGCGACCCGCAGGTGGGGCGCGAAGGCCCAACCTGGCTGCTGGGCGGCAAACCGCTGACCCACATCTGGGAGAACAACCGCACAGCCAGCTGGGCACCGTTTGACGAAGGTCCATCGCCCCACCGCCATGAGCGCGCGATGCGCACCGCCTTGCTTGATGCCGAGGCCGTGGCGCGTGCGCGCATCCCGGTCGAGCGCATCCAGGGCCCGGTGATGCTGCTGTCGGCCACCGACGATGGCTCCTGGCCGTCGAGCGTGTATTCGCAGATGGTGCGCGACAAGCTGGCCGAGGTGCAGCACCCGCACGATGTGCAGTGGCTGGACTTTGAGCGCGCCGGCCACGCGATCCTGTTCCCCTATGTGCCGACCACGCAGCTGGTCTACGCGCACCCGGTCTCGGGCAAGGTCAGCACCGGCGGTGGCAACCCGGCCGACAACGCCCATGCCGATGCCGCGTCCTGGCAGGGCGTGCTGCAGTTTCTAGAACGCGCGGTGGCGGCCAAGGCCGGCGCTGCACAACCATAA
- a CDS encoding SidA/IucD/PvdA family monooxygenase — protein sequence MNDERLLPPQGLAALEARVRQDLAWLDLPAKDWLPETALEGEPVLPVAIIGGGMSGLAACAALRFMGVPAEIFDQSPAGFEGPWATTARMETLRSPKQLTGPALGKPALTFRAWFESQFGLEAWEALDKIPRLQWMDYLRWYRQVLALPVHNGHKVLAVRPRGADGVVQLDLETPGGARKVLARHVVLATGRDGLGGAYVPEMARSLPRDRWAHSSDSTDYAQLAGQRIGVVGAGASAMDSAATALESGAASVDLLIRRNDIPRVNKGKGAGSPGLTHGHLQLPDDWKWKIRHYINVQQVPPPRGSTLRVSRHANARFNLGCAIERMEWTGDEIRVHTSKGVFHLDFVVFSTGFRIDWNARSEFAPFAAHVRNWGDRYRHPEGEDDQELSDSPDLGPAFELQQKIPGACPGLERIHAFSYPAALTHGTVSGDIPAISVGAERLAQGISSRLYAEDVQWHFEKLQAFSDPEVFGDEWTPAEPPGQATALLDKAGAP from the coding sequence ATGAACGACGAACGCTTACTGCCGCCCCAGGGGCTGGCCGCACTCGAAGCCCGGGTGCGCCAGGACCTGGCCTGGCTGGACCTGCCCGCCAAGGACTGGCTGCCCGAGACCGCGCTGGAGGGCGAGCCGGTGCTGCCCGTGGCCATCATCGGCGGCGGCATGTCGGGCCTGGCCGCATGCGCGGCGCTGCGCTTCATGGGCGTGCCGGCCGAGATCTTTGACCAGTCGCCGGCGGGCTTTGAAGGCCCCTGGGCGACGACGGCGCGCATGGAAACGCTGCGCTCACCCAAGCAGCTCACCGGCCCGGCGCTGGGCAAACCGGCGCTCACATTCCGCGCCTGGTTCGAGTCGCAGTTCGGCCTGGAGGCCTGGGAGGCGCTCGACAAGATCCCGCGCCTGCAGTGGATGGACTACCTGCGCTGGTACCGCCAGGTGCTGGCGCTGCCGGTGCACAACGGCCACAAGGTGCTGGCCGTGCGCCCACGCGGCGCCGATGGCGTGGTGCAGCTCGATCTGGAGACGCCCGGCGGCGCACGCAAGGTGCTGGCGCGCCATGTGGTGCTGGCCACCGGCCGCGACGGCCTGGGCGGCGCTTATGTGCCCGAGATGGCACGCAGCCTGCCGCGCGACCGTTGGGCCCATTCGTCAGACAGCACCGATTACGCCCAACTGGCTGGCCAGCGTATCGGCGTGGTGGGGGCCGGTGCCTCGGCGATGGACAGCGCAGCGACGGCGCTGGAGAGCGGCGCGGCCAGCGTTGATCTGCTGATCCGCCGCAACGACATTCCCCGCGTCAACAAGGGCAAGGGTGCCGGCAGCCCGGGCCTGACCCATGGCCACCTGCAGCTGCCCGACGACTGGAAGTGGAAGATCCGCCACTACATCAATGTGCAGCAGGTGCCGCCACCCCGGGGCAGCACCTTGCGCGTCTCGCGCCATGCCAATGCCCGCTTCAACCTGGGCTGCGCGATCGAGCGCATGGAATGGACCGGCGACGAGATCCGCGTCCATACCTCCAAGGGCGTGTTCCACCTGGACTTTGTCGTGTTCTCCACCGGCTTTCGCATCGACTGGAATGCGCGCAGCGAGTTTGCGCCCTTTGCCGCCCATGTGCGCAACTGGGGCGACCGCTACCGCCACCCCGAGGGCGAGGACGACCAGGAGCTGTCCGATTCGCCCGACCTGGGCCCGGCCTTCGAGCTGCAGCAAAAGATTCCCGGCGCCTGCCCGGGGCTGGAGCGCATCCATGCGTTCTCCTACCCGGCCGCGCTGACGCATGGCACGGTGTCCGGCGATATTCCTGCGATCAGCGTGGGCGCCGAGCGCCTGGCACAGGGCATCAGCAGCCGCCTGTATGCCGAAGATGTGCAGTGGCATTTCGAGAAGCTGCAGGCCTTCAGCGACCCCGAGGTGTTTGGCGATGAGTGGACGCCGGCTGAACCACCTGGCCAGGCCACCGCACTGCTGGACAAGGCGGGCGCACCATGA
- a CDS encoding ABC transporter ATP-binding protein: MTNTTAADSAADTPVVELRQVSKRFGEQKPGIGGRLLQSLGLEKPHPVTRAVDQVDLLVRPGEVVGLVGESGCGKSTLGRIAAGLLPPSDGEVLFSGKAMASLTPAERHVERLRIQMIFQDPYASLNPRLRVDEIVGEAARIHGLVDQAGFDDYVCAQMERAGLDPALRSRYPHQFSGGQRQRIGIARALAVQPRMLVCDEAVAALDVSIQAQILNLFMDLREQLHLTYLFISHDLGVVEHICDRVVVMYLGRVIETAPVEELFARPNHPYTQALLAEVPNMNARHKTYSAIQGEIPSPLNPPSGCHFHPRCPRAMPRCKVEAPQLKGIAIQHQSACHLNDA; this comes from the coding sequence ATGACGAATACCACAGCAGCCGACAGCGCGGCAGACACCCCGGTGGTCGAGCTGCGCCAGGTCAGCAAGCGCTTTGGCGAGCAAAAGCCAGGCATTGGTGGCCGACTGCTGCAAAGCCTGGGGCTGGAAAAGCCCCACCCGGTCACCCGCGCGGTCGACCAGGTCGATCTGCTGGTGCGCCCCGGCGAGGTGGTGGGCCTGGTGGGCGAATCCGGTTGCGGCAAGTCCACCCTGGGCCGCATCGCGGCGGGGCTGTTGCCCCCGTCCGATGGCGAGGTGCTGTTCTCCGGCAAGGCCATGGCCAGCCTGACGCCGGCCGAGCGCCATGTCGAGCGCCTGCGCATCCAGATGATCTTCCAGGACCCGTACGCCAGCCTGAACCCGCGCCTGCGCGTGGACGAGATCGTTGGCGAGGCGGCCCGTATCCATGGTCTGGTCGACCAGGCTGGTTTTGACGACTACGTCTGCGCGCAGATGGAGCGCGCCGGGCTCGACCCCGCGCTGCGCAGCCGCTACCCGCACCAGTTCAGCGGTGGCCAGCGCCAGCGCATCGGCATTGCCCGCGCGCTGGCCGTGCAGCCCCGCATGCTGGTCTGCGATGAGGCGGTCGCCGCCCTCGATGTGTCGATCCAGGCGCAGATCCTGAACCTGTTCATGGACCTGCGCGAGCAATTGCACCTGACCTATCTGTTCATCAGCCATGACCTGGGCGTGGTCGAGCATATCTGCGACCGGGTGGTGGTGATGTACCTGGGCCGCGTGATCGAGACCGCGCCGGTCGAGGAGCTGTTTGCCCGGCCCAACCACCCCTACACCCAGGCCTTGCTGGCCGAGGTGCCGAACATGAACGCGCGCCACAAGACCTACTCGGCCATCCAGGGTGAAATCCCCAGCCCGCTCAACCCACCCAGCGGCTGCCACTTTCATCCGCGCTGTCCGCGTGCCATGCCGCGCTGCAAGGTGGAGGCGCCCCAGCTCAAGGGCATCGCCATCCAGCACCAAAGCGCCTGCCATTTGAACGACGCCTGA